In Nitrosococcus oceani ATCC 19707, the following proteins share a genomic window:
- a CDS encoding acetyl-CoA C-acetyltransferase: MEQGGQRSLPRPVYIVDGARTPFLKARGKPGPFTATDLAVAAGRPLLARQPFEPEMLSEVILGCVMPGPDEANIARVAALRLGIQDHIPAWTVQRNCASGMQALDCAALDIANDRASLVLAGGVEAMSHAPVLLSRPLVDWLGDWNQARNIKSRLRLLGRLRPYHLRPIIGLLRGLTDPVVGLSMGQTAEILASRFAIDRQAMDTYALESHQRLAHAQDSGWLNEVIPMFAANGQFFEQDDGLRRDTSIAQLNKLKPVFDRPYGLVTAGNSAQVTDGACWLLLASEQAVTQHQLPVIGRIVDSQWAALDPAQMGLGPVHATTPLLQRHQLSLNDLDAWELNEAFATQVLACLAAWQDSGYCRDELGLKETFGELDRKRLNVDGGAVALGHPVGASGARIVLHLLHVLKRLNGQRGIATICIGGGQGGAMLLERG, from the coding sequence ATGGAACAAGGTGGACAACGCTCCCTGCCCCGGCCAGTCTATATTGTCGATGGTGCTCGGACTCCCTTCCTTAAAGCCCGGGGGAAACCCGGTCCCTTCACCGCAACTGACCTAGCAGTCGCTGCGGGCCGTCCATTACTCGCCCGCCAGCCCTTTGAGCCCGAGATGTTGAGCGAGGTTATCCTAGGTTGCGTCATGCCCGGTCCAGATGAGGCCAACATTGCCCGGGTGGCCGCCTTACGCCTAGGTATTCAGGATCATATCCCCGCCTGGACCGTGCAACGCAATTGCGCCTCGGGCATGCAGGCACTCGATTGCGCGGCCCTGGACATCGCCAATGATCGTGCGAGCCTGGTATTGGCTGGCGGGGTAGAAGCCATGAGCCACGCGCCGGTACTGCTAAGCCGGCCCTTAGTGGATTGGCTAGGGGATTGGAACCAGGCCCGTAATATTAAATCGCGTTTACGCTTACTGGGGCGTTTACGTCCCTACCATCTGCGTCCTATTATCGGCCTATTACGGGGCTTGACGGATCCCGTGGTGGGACTTTCTATGGGACAAACGGCGGAAATCCTTGCCAGCCGCTTCGCCATCGACCGCCAGGCCATGGATACTTATGCACTTGAAAGCCACCAGCGCTTGGCTCACGCTCAGGACAGTGGCTGGCTAAACGAAGTGATCCCGATGTTCGCCGCTAATGGTCAGTTCTTTGAACAGGATGACGGGCTACGCCGGGACACTTCAATAGCCCAGCTTAATAAGCTCAAACCGGTTTTTGACCGTCCCTACGGCTTGGTGACTGCTGGCAATAGTGCTCAAGTCACAGACGGTGCTTGTTGGCTACTATTGGCTTCAGAGCAAGCGGTTACCCAGCACCAACTTCCGGTAATAGGGCGCATTGTAGATAGCCAATGGGCTGCCTTAGATCCCGCCCAGATGGGACTAGGGCCCGTGCATGCCACAACCCCGTTGCTGCAACGCCACCAACTCAGCCTCAATGACCTGGATGCCTGGGAATTGAACGAAGCCTTTGCTACCCAGGTTTTGGCCTGTTTGGCGGCTTGGCAAGATTCAGGCTACTGCCGCGATGAACTTGGTTTGAAAGAAACCTTCGGCGAATTGGATCGAAAACGGCTCAATGTGGATGGAGGGGCTGTTGCTCTAGGCCATCCAGTCGGTGCTAGCGGAGCCCGCATTGTACTGCACTTGCTGCATGTCTTGAAACGCTTAAACGGCCAACGCGGTATCGCCACTATTTGCATTGGTGGAGGTCAAGGTGGTGCTATGTTACTAGAAAGGGGGTAA
- a CDS encoding glutaminyl-peptide cyclotransferase, whose translation MVRGLALLVLWLVAIEVASKAEYIQPEMVVSRGAHFLELNKTKISGNSASLVYDYQIINSYPHDPEAFTQGLIFDGGFLYESTGKRGRSTLRKVELETGSILQKHSLPTRYFGEGLTLWQDKLIQLTWQRGVGFVYDKKTFGFLYKFFYSTEGWGLTHDDRHLIMSNGSSTLSFLDAETFQQVKQIQVHDNDKFISNLNELEYVKGEIYANVWLTHYIARISPETGQVKGWINLEGLLGEGVSDSSAGVLNGIAYDDKQERLFVTGKYWPKLFEIKLVER comes from the coding sequence ATGGTTAGGGGGCTTGCTCTGTTGGTGTTATGGCTAGTGGCAATAGAGGTTGCTTCAAAGGCCGAATATATCCAGCCTGAAATGGTTGTAAGCCGGGGTGCCCATTTTCTAGAGCTGAATAAAACAAAGATATCCGGAAACTCAGCTTCACTTGTTTATGATTACCAAATTATTAATAGCTACCCCCATGATCCGGAAGCTTTCACGCAAGGATTAATTTTCGACGGAGGGTTTCTTTATGAAAGCACGGGGAAGCGGGGCAGATCTACATTAAGAAAAGTAGAGTTAGAGACAGGAAGTATATTACAAAAACATTCCTTACCAACCCGTTATTTTGGCGAAGGGCTAACTCTTTGGCAAGATAAGCTCATCCAACTGACGTGGCAAAGAGGGGTAGGGTTTGTTTACGATAAAAAGACTTTTGGTTTCCTTTACAAATTCTTTTACTCCACCGAGGGTTGGGGTCTCACCCATGATGATCGTCATCTTATTATGAGCAACGGCAGCTCAACTCTATCTTTCTTGGATGCAGAGACTTTTCAGCAGGTAAAACAAATTCAAGTACATGATAATGATAAATTTATTTCTAACCTTAATGAGTTAGAGTATGTCAAGGGAGAAATTTACGCCAATGTTTGGTTGACCCATTATATTGCAAGGATTTCTCCCGAGACAGGCCAGGTAAAGGGCTGGATCAATCTTGAGGGGCTGCTGGGCGAAGGGGTGTCTGATTCATCTGCCGGTGTCCTTAATGGAATCGCCTATGATGATAAGCAGGAGCGGTTATTCGTAACGGGAAAGTATTGGCCCAAATTATTTGAGATTAAATTGGTCGAGAGGTAA